In the genome of Caulobacter flavus, the window CGGGATGCTGAAATCCGCCAGATCATCGACACCCTTCTGCGCCGACGGCAGAACAATCCCATCCTCACGGGCGAGGCCGGGGTCGGCAAGACCGCGGTCGTGGAGGGCTTCGCGCGCCGCGTGGCGGATGGCGACGTGCCGCCGGCCCTGCGCGACGCCAGCGTCCATGCGCTCGACATCGGCCTGCTGCAGGCGGGCGCGGGCGTGCGGGGGGAATTCGAAAAGCGCCTGCGCGCCGTGATCGACGAGGTCGAGGCCTCGCCCAGGCCGCTGATCCTGTTCATCGACGAGGCCCACACCCTGATCGGCGCGGGCGGCCAGGCGGGCTCCGGCGACGCCGCCAACCTGCTGAAGCCGGCGCTGGCCCGCGGCCGTCTGCGGACGATCGCCGCGACCACCTGGACCGAGTACCGCCAGTATTTCGAGAAGGACCCGGCGCTGACCCGGCGCTTCCAGACCGTCAATGTGAGCGAGCCGGACGACGCGGACGCCATCGCCATGCTCCGCTCGGTCGCGCCGCTGATGGCGCGCCACCACCAGGTGGCCGTGCTGGACGAGGCCGTGGAGGCGGCGGTCAGGCTCAGCCAGCGCTACGTTCCCGCCCGTCAGCTTCCGGACAAGGCGGTCAGCCTGCTGGACACGGCGTGCGCCCGCGTCGCCGTGTCCCAGCACGCCACCCCGCCCGCGGTCGAAGCCGCCCGCCGCAAGGCCGAGAGGCTGGAACTCGAGATCGAGATCGCCGGCCGCGAAGCCGCCGCCCGCTACGCCGGAGAGGGCCGCGCCGCCAGGCTGGCCGATCCCTTGGCGCAGGCCCAGGCCGACCTGGCGACCACCACCGCCAAGTGGGAAGCCGAGAAGGTCGCTCACGCGCATGTCGCCGCCGCCCGGGCCGCCCTGGCCGAGGAACGCGTCGCCGATCCGGCTGAACTGGACGCGGCGCTGGGGGCCCGCGCCGCCGCCCAGGGGGATGCGCCCATGGTGTTCGGCGAAGTCGACGCCAACGCCGTCGCCAGCGTGGTCGGCGACTGGACCGGCATCCCGGTCGGCCGGATGATCAAGGACGAGATCGCCGGCGTCCTCGGCATAGCCGAGCGCCTGAAGCGCAGGGTCGTCGGCCAGGATCACGCCCTGGAGGCGATCGCCCGTCGCGTCCAGACAAGCCGCGCCAAGCTGGACAATCCCAACAAGCCCATCGGGGTCTTCATGCTGTGCGGCCCGTCCGGCGTCGGCAAGACCGAGACGGCCCACGCCCTGGCCGAGCTGCTCTATTCCGGCGACGCTTCCCTGACCGTCATCAACATGAGCGAGTTCCAGGAGGCCCACACCGTCTCCACGCTCAAGGGCGCGCCGGCCGGCTATGTCGGCTACGGCCAGGGCGGCGTGCTTACCGAGGCCGTGCGGCGACGTCCCTATTCCGTGGTCCTGCTGGACGAGGTCGAGAAGGCCCACCCCGACGTCCACGAGATGTTCTTCCAGGTGTTCGACAAGGGCTACATGGAGGACGCGGAAGGCCGGTTCATCGATTTCCGCAACACCATCATCCTGCTGACCTCGAACGTGGGTTCCGACCTCGTCACGAAGCTCAGCGAGGATCCCGAACTGGCGCCGGAGCACGAAGCCCTCGGCCAGGCCCTGCGCCCGGAGCTGCTGAAGGTGTTCCCGCCGGCCCTCCTCGGCCGCCTGATCGTCCTGCCCTACTATCCCCTGTCGACGACC includes:
- the tssH gene encoding type VI secretion system ATPase TssH, producing the protein MTNVAHHPTNGIGRASLFGKLNPTALESIRTATAFCRQRTNPNVELAHWLHVLQQNLANDLAAIARHFGVDESRLAADTVEALNKLPRGSSDIEFSPSVEDAVERAWVHASLQFGVARIRTGHLLFGMLRSPSLQGRLFGVSREWRKVHAEALVDNFAAIVAKSAEEEEAAEVAAVEAGPGVLGGDSALARYAIDLTARARNGEIDRIVGRDAEIRQIIDTLLRRRQNNPILTGEAGVGKTAVVEGFARRVADGDVPPALRDASVHALDIGLLQAGAGVRGEFEKRLRAVIDEVEASPRPLILFIDEAHTLIGAGGQAGSGDAANLLKPALARGRLRTIAATTWTEYRQYFEKDPALTRRFQTVNVSEPDDADAIAMLRSVAPLMARHHQVAVLDEAVEAAVRLSQRYVPARQLPDKAVSLLDTACARVAVSQHATPPAVEAARRKAERLELEIEIAGREAAARYAGEGRAARLADPLAQAQADLATTTAKWEAEKVAHAHVAAARAALAEERVADPAELDAALGARAAAQGDAPMVFGEVDANAVASVVGDWTGIPVGRMIKDEIAGVLGIAERLKRRVVGQDHALEAIARRVQTSRAKLDNPNKPIGVFMLCGPSGVGKTETAHALAELLYSGDASLTVINMSEFQEAHTVSTLKGAPAGYVGYGQGGVLTEAVRRRPYSVVLLDEVEKAHPDVHEMFFQVFDKGYMEDAEGRFIDFRNTIILLTSNVGSDLVTKLSEDPELAPEHEALGQALRPELLKVFPPALLGRLIVLPYYPLSTTMLGDIVRLQLDRIVRRLAENHGIAFTYDHSVVDLIVARCTEVASGGRMIDAILTNTMLPELSVELLERQMNGVPVERIHVGVAEAAFTYEYSGGSSVRQ